From a region of the Candidatus Hydrogenedentota bacterium genome:
- a CDS encoding Gfo/Idh/MocA family oxidoreductase has product MKSISRRQFLKSSSGAALGAGLGAGCATTEKPVEVAKKAPAAAPAQGRVLGANDRINIGIVGVAGRGMSHVQWLNSQKDVQIAAMCDVYRPHLDKAIASTRSKPKGFSDYRKMLEMPELDAVFVVTPPHWHPLITIHACQSGKDVYCEKPLALTPGESMAMVKAARANNRVTQVGTQIHASANYHKVVEIVRSGVLGPISVVRTGLALNEAPDGIGSPPDTPPPPGLDWDMWCGPHPLTPYNEARFKLGYHRYFADLDGSWLHEMGPHIIDLPVWALELGQPLSASAVGGKFVMKDISTIPDTLEAVFEYPGMILTWSNSCGNSFGQAFQKPGKNDIRRRLGIIFQGTKATLCADYDEYWIIPEGDRLAGVTVPEPEVGSIPEHPREFLEAIRSRKLPSCDVEKHLPLAIALNLGNLSYKIGRKIHWDAQTGQIVNDPEANALVTPEYRKPWVLPA; this is encoded by the coding sequence ATGAAGAGTATCTCGCGACGTCAGTTTCTCAAATCGAGTTCGGGTGCGGCACTTGGTGCAGGGCTGGGCGCGGGTTGCGCAACGACCGAAAAACCGGTCGAAGTGGCCAAGAAGGCTCCCGCGGCCGCACCTGCGCAGGGACGTGTCCTGGGGGCGAACGATCGCATCAATATCGGTATCGTGGGTGTCGCCGGCCGCGGAATGTCGCACGTCCAGTGGCTAAACAGCCAGAAAGACGTTCAGATCGCCGCCATGTGCGATGTGTACCGTCCGCATCTCGACAAGGCGATTGCCTCCACGCGATCCAAGCCCAAGGGCTTTTCCGATTACCGGAAGATGCTCGAGATGCCCGAACTGGACGCCGTGTTCGTAGTAACGCCACCACACTGGCACCCCCTAATCACCATTCACGCATGTCAATCCGGGAAGGACGTATACTGCGAGAAACCTCTGGCCCTGACACCGGGTGAGTCGATGGCCATGGTTAAAGCGGCACGCGCCAATAACCGTGTGACACAGGTTGGGACCCAGATCCATGCCAGCGCAAATTACCACAAGGTCGTCGAGATCGTCCGTTCAGGCGTTCTCGGCCCTATTTCGGTTGTTCGAACCGGACTCGCCTTGAATGAAGCACCTGACGGCATCGGTAGTCCGCCGGATACCCCTCCCCCACCCGGCCTCGATTGGGACATGTGGTGCGGTCCTCATCCGCTGACTCCGTACAACGAAGCCCGCTTCAAATTGGGTTACCATCGGTATTTCGCCGACCTCGACGGAAGCTGGTTGCATGAGATGGGGCCGCACATCATTGACCTTCCGGTGTGGGCTCTTGAACTGGGTCAGCCCCTCTCGGCCTCCGCGGTCGGAGGCAAGTTCGTGATGAAAGACATCAGTACAATCCCCGACACTCTCGAGGCCGTCTTCGAGTATCCGGGTATGATTCTTACCTGGTCGAACTCGTGCGGCAACAGCTTTGGGCAAGCTTTCCAGAAGCCAGGCAAGAACGACATCCGGCGGCGCCTTGGCATCATTTTCCAGGGAACGAAAGCCACGCTATGTGCGGACTATGACGAGTACTGGATTATCCCCGAAGGAGACCGGCTCGCTGGCGTGACGGTCCCCGAGCCTGAGGTTGGCTCGATTCCCGAACATCCGCGTGAATTCCTGGAAGCCATTCGCTCCCGGAAGTTGCCGAGTTGCGATGTCGAAAAGCACCTTCCCTTGGCCATCGCGCTGAATCTCGGTAACCTTTCGTATAAGATTGGGCGTAAGATTCATTGGGACGCCCAGACCGGACAAATCGTCAACGACCCCGAGGCGAACGCTCTTGTTACGCCGGAGTATCGTAAACCGTGGGTATTGCCCGCCTAA
- the rsgA gene encoding ribosome small subunit-dependent GTPase A — MPKRGRTRKRNWGVQDIDTPTRVANSRQETPSGRTPEDRVYFSDIEPNALLVSPYGSLAFVLWEGQECLCRVADSLLDRKRSILAPGDEVLVERLEDKPFVKAVRHRRNKLSRPAIGQNREKVFAANIDLAVVVAAAAKPYFNPGFIDRYLIAAQVGNVEPLVCLNKIDLVSQEPPQLQLYRDMGVRVVNTSCTNGDGLEELRDCLTGRISVLAGNSGVGKSSIINALDPRHELVTREISESTQRGQHTTTASRMYELRGGIRIIDTPGIRQLGLWGVVPEELDFYFHEFTDFSKSCRFRNCTHTHEPSCAVKTAVEEEMLPRARYESYLRIRRTLDENDRPTSD; from the coding sequence ATGCCTAAGCGCGGGCGAACACGCAAACGCAACTGGGGCGTCCAAGACATCGACACGCCGACTCGCGTAGCCAACTCTCGCCAAGAGACACCCTCCGGTCGCACGCCGGAAGACAGGGTCTATTTCAGCGACATCGAACCCAACGCGCTTTTAGTTTCACCGTACGGTTCGCTCGCCTTCGTTCTCTGGGAGGGTCAAGAGTGTCTCTGCCGCGTCGCTGACTCGTTGTTAGACCGCAAACGTTCCATACTTGCTCCCGGCGACGAAGTGCTTGTTGAACGGCTTGAGGACAAACCCTTCGTGAAAGCGGTTCGGCATCGACGCAACAAACTCAGCAGGCCCGCTATCGGACAGAATCGCGAGAAGGTCTTTGCTGCGAACATCGATTTAGCGGTTGTGGTTGCCGCGGCAGCCAAACCGTACTTCAACCCTGGCTTCATCGACCGATACTTGATAGCCGCTCAAGTGGGTAACGTCGAACCCCTGGTCTGTCTGAATAAGATCGACCTTGTCTCGCAGGAGCCTCCGCAACTTCAGCTCTATCGAGACATGGGAGTGCGTGTTGTTAATACAAGCTGCACAAACGGTGACGGACTTGAAGAACTGCGAGACTGCTTGACGGGTCGAATAAGCGTCTTGGCGGGGAACAGCGGTGTCGGCAAGTCATCGATCATCAATGCATTGGACCCTCGCCACGAATTGGTGACTCGTGAAATCTCTGAGAGCACTCAACGCGGACAGCACACCACAACTGCCTCTCGAATGTATGAACTTCGCGGGGGGATTCGCATAATCGACACACCCGGTATTCGTCAGTTGGGCCTGTGGGGAGTTGTCCCGGAGGAACTGGACTTCTACTTCCATGAATTCACGGACTTCTCGAAATCGTGCCGATTTCGCAACTGTACGCATACGCACGAACCGTCGTGCGCTGTAAAGACCGCTGTAGAGGAAGAAATGCTTCCCCGAGCCCGCTACGAATCCTACCTACGAATCCGGCGAACTCTCGACGAGAATGACCGTCC
- a CDS encoding ABC transporter ATP-binding protein, translating into MIHTEALTKRFGANPAVDNLNLDIEQGEFFCFLGPNGAGKTTTIKMLTGLLKPTSGRAVLGGLDIQKEPVRTKGLLGYIPDTPFLYEKLTGREFMRFVAGLYQLPPSAMNGACGELLELFEISHVADRLIEHYSHGMRQKLSFASCFLHSPKIVIVDEPWVGLDPKNIRFVKDYLKQKTREGLTVFMSTHSLSVIEDVADRIGIIYKGKLLHTGTLKEILALSENPGSLEDVFLELTREADE; encoded by the coding sequence ATGATTCACACAGAGGCTCTTACGAAGCGATTTGGCGCTAATCCTGCCGTAGACAACCTCAATCTCGACATCGAACAGGGAGAGTTCTTCTGTTTTCTCGGGCCGAACGGGGCAGGAAAGACCACGACCATCAAAATGCTTACGGGGCTATTGAAGCCGACTTCTGGGCGCGCCGTCCTGGGCGGGCTGGATATTCAGAAGGAACCGGTCAGGACCAAGGGGCTGTTGGGATACATACCGGACACCCCGTTTCTTTATGAGAAACTGACGGGCCGCGAGTTCATGCGGTTCGTGGCGGGCTTGTATCAACTGCCTCCTTCGGCCATGAATGGCGCGTGTGGCGAGTTGCTGGAGTTGTTCGAGATTAGCCATGTCGCTGACCGGCTCATCGAGCACTACAGCCACGGTATGAGGCAGAAGCTATCATTCGCGTCGTGCTTTCTGCACTCTCCCAAGATCGTGATTGTGGATGAGCCCTGGGTTGGGCTCGACCCAAAGAACATCCGATTCGTGAAAGACTATCTCAAGCAGAAGACGCGCGAGGGGTTGACAGTGTTCATGTCGACACATTCGCTGAGCGTGATCGAAGACGTCGCCGATCGCATCGGCATTATTTACAAAGGCAAGCTGCTACACACCGGGACGCTCAAGGAGATTCTCGCCCTTTCCGAAAACCCTGGGTCTTTGGAAGATGTCTTTCTCGAACTCACGCGTGAGGCGGATGAATGA
- a CDS encoding methyltransferase domain-containing protein, with the protein MSVNYDQIAQTYDRFRSIGGPFMDSILSLARESGARSVVELGAGTGNNSVALLEGHPCQLTCLDASLGMLREGRRKCPSARWIQANALATPLASGVAQFVFSVYMLHHIDDLDPLFRECARLLGSGHSAHVTTTHDFIERHPMNRYFPSFASIDTKRFQPLETVVSAMKAAGFNRIDHRVHRAAPVPIDSAYLRKIENRFISTFNLMDSTEFDEGVARLRSEIELKGHLDEPIAWESMVVWGSI; encoded by the coding sequence GTGTCCGTGAACTACGATCAAATTGCGCAGACCTACGATCGGTTCCGGAGCATCGGTGGGCCTTTCATGGATTCCATACTCTCGCTGGCGCGCGAGAGTGGGGCCCGGAGCGTGGTCGAGTTGGGTGCAGGCACCGGCAACAACTCCGTTGCCCTGCTTGAAGGTCATCCGTGTCAGCTTACGTGCCTGGACGCCTCCCTGGGCATGTTGCGCGAAGGCCGCCGGAAGTGTCCAAGCGCTCGTTGGATCCAAGCGAATGCGCTGGCCACACCCCTCGCATCGGGCGTCGCGCAATTTGTCTTCAGCGTGTACATGCTGCACCACATTGACGATCTAGACCCGCTCTTTCGCGAATGTGCACGCTTGCTCGGATCGGGCCATAGCGCGCATGTCACAACAACGCACGACTTCATCGAACGCCACCCCATGAACCGCTACTTTCCCAGCTTTGCCTCGATTGACACGAAGAGATTCCAACCCTTGGAGACTGTCGTCTCTGCGATGAAGGCCGCCGGATTTAACCGTATCGACCACCGTGTCCACCGAGCCGCACCTGTGCCGATAGACTCCGCGTACCTGCGAAAGATCGAAAACCGCTTTATCAGCACGTTCAATCTGATGGATTCCACGGAGTTTGATGAAGGGGTAGCCCGATTGCGCTCCGAGATTGAATTAAAGGGTCACCTTGATGAACCCATAGCCTGGGAATCCATGGTTGTATGGGGCAGCATATGA
- the glyS gene encoding glycine--tRNA ligase subunit beta codes for MYVQEVLQTLNRFWSERGCLLWQPYHTEVGAGTSNPATFLRVLGPEPWSVAYPEPSTRPTDGRYGENPNRLQHYYQYQVILKPSPPDVQELFLQSLEALGLDLHKHDFRFVEDNWQSPSLGAWGLGWEAWLDGMEVLQFTYFQECGGVKLDVRACELTYGIERICMYLQGVENVYDLVWAPSGVTYRDIFHASEVEYCHYNFQAADTDKLFNVFDIWESEGARLLELGFILPAYDHCLRLSHLFNVLDARGALSVTERGRFLLRCRAIAERCAKGFLAQREAMGFPMLRHAKPIAELTAPAKAPESSEYSPEETLLVEIGVEELPDKDIQTLEAQAPALFSKLMAERGLSHGPLTVYVSPRRIAIQAPNVPSRQKDVSKEVRGPKRAVCKDDNGNWTMPAKRFAEGNGVSVEDIYFREDGKAEYAFAQVQQKGRHLSKLLNEIVNDFVTGIHFVKTMGWENSTLVFSRPIRWVVALHGSTLVPVQIKLRDASEIGPERFVYSGRESYGHRRLAAGPVTISSAQSYVDDLRGRLVLVDGAERKAVLRDKVLALATEMNLVPEQDEDLYTEIANLAEWPEPIVGAIPEDALTLPEEVIITPMKVHQRYIPLRTANGKLSHYFVCVANGEHSAEGKAIIRQGNERVLNARLRDAKYFWDSDTQTPLKAFAEKLSSVMFHQKLGTVADKVARLRDLYFTLKGHLPLVDDRKMADVLTLMKADLTTQMVFEFDSLEGVVGMLYAKKEGIAHDIADAIAEHRLPRRAGDQLPSSALGIVAALLDRFDTLAGYFGIGMRVKGTSDPFGLRRNALALLSIVESAGLEIDLETFFRAALANYGTVVHAPDKALQELIDFFNDRMAVVLRDQGFSYDLVAAALATHGRRPRHARECAKALGRLEDSEVQSLAEQTKRMQRIIKEPADSLDAGLLTEPEQNLLAECNAIRDRIPALMERHEFDDAIEAISHAVPVISGFFEKVLVNDPDERVRRNRQALLQQFLNTVTQVADFTRIEKK; via the coding sequence ATGTACGTTCAGGAAGTGTTGCAGACATTAAACCGGTTTTGGAGCGAGCGCGGTTGCTTGTTGTGGCAGCCCTACCACACAGAAGTTGGCGCGGGGACATCGAATCCGGCGACGTTTCTGCGCGTCCTGGGTCCCGAGCCCTGGTCAGTCGCTTATCCCGAACCGAGCACACGGCCAACGGACGGTCGCTACGGCGAGAATCCCAACCGACTTCAGCACTACTACCAATACCAGGTTATTCTGAAACCGTCGCCTCCGGATGTGCAGGAACTATTCCTTCAATCCCTGGAAGCGTTGGGGCTCGATCTTCATAAACATGATTTCCGCTTCGTGGAAGACAATTGGCAGAGTCCGTCCCTGGGCGCATGGGGACTTGGTTGGGAAGCATGGCTGGACGGAATGGAGGTTCTCCAATTCACGTACTTCCAGGAATGTGGCGGGGTGAAGCTCGATGTGCGCGCCTGCGAATTGACGTACGGCATCGAGCGCATCTGCATGTACCTGCAGGGAGTCGAAAACGTCTATGACCTTGTGTGGGCGCCAAGCGGAGTTACCTACCGCGACATATTCCATGCTTCAGAGGTCGAATACTGCCACTACAATTTCCAGGCGGCGGATACAGACAAACTCTTCAATGTGTTTGATATCTGGGAAAGCGAAGGCGCCCGTCTTCTTGAACTAGGCTTCATCTTACCTGCCTACGATCACTGCCTGCGGCTCTCGCACTTGTTTAACGTGCTCGACGCGCGTGGAGCTCTCTCGGTCACAGAGCGCGGACGTTTTCTGCTACGATGCCGCGCGATTGCCGAGCGGTGTGCCAAAGGTTTCCTTGCCCAGCGCGAGGCGATGGGCTTTCCCATGCTGCGCCACGCCAAGCCCATCGCAGAACTGACTGCGCCCGCAAAAGCGCCGGAGTCTTCCGAGTACTCGCCTGAGGAAACACTCCTGGTTGAGATCGGCGTCGAAGAACTACCGGACAAGGACATTCAGACTCTTGAAGCTCAAGCACCTGCCCTTTTCTCAAAGCTCATGGCGGAACGGGGTCTTTCCCATGGCCCATTGACGGTCTACGTAAGCCCGCGGCGAATAGCGATTCAAGCACCGAATGTCCCTTCGCGCCAGAAAGACGTCAGCAAGGAAGTTCGCGGCCCCAAACGCGCCGTATGCAAAGACGACAATGGCAACTGGACCATGCCCGCCAAACGCTTTGCGGAAGGTAACGGCGTATCGGTGGAAGACATTTACTTCCGCGAAGACGGCAAGGCCGAATACGCCTTCGCGCAAGTGCAACAAAAGGGCCGTCACCTGTCCAAGCTGCTTAATGAGATTGTCAACGATTTCGTGACGGGTATTCATTTTGTCAAAACCATGGGGTGGGAGAATTCCACCCTGGTGTTTTCGCGTCCGATTCGTTGGGTTGTCGCATTGCACGGCTCGACACTCGTACCCGTACAAATCAAGCTACGCGACGCGTCCGAGATTGGCCCAGAGCGCTTCGTGTATTCAGGCCGCGAATCCTATGGTCATCGGCGATTGGCAGCAGGGCCTGTAACGATTTCATCTGCGCAATCCTACGTAGATGACCTGCGCGGACGCCTCGTGCTGGTCGACGGGGCGGAGCGCAAAGCTGTTCTTCGGGATAAAGTCCTGGCCCTCGCGACAGAGATGAACCTCGTCCCCGAGCAGGATGAAGATCTATACACGGAAATTGCCAACCTTGCCGAGTGGCCCGAACCGATTGTCGGGGCCATACCGGAAGACGCGCTCACCCTGCCAGAAGAAGTCATTATCACACCCATGAAGGTTCATCAACGGTACATCCCCCTCCGGACGGCAAATGGCAAACTGAGTCATTACTTTGTGTGTGTAGCAAACGGCGAGCATTCCGCCGAAGGCAAGGCAATTATCCGGCAAGGCAATGAGCGTGTTCTGAACGCGCGCCTGCGTGATGCGAAGTACTTCTGGGACAGCGACACCCAAACACCCTTGAAAGCCTTTGCAGAGAAATTGTCGTCCGTCATGTTCCACCAGAAGCTCGGGACGGTGGCCGACAAGGTAGCGCGCCTGCGCGATCTCTACTTCACCCTGAAGGGTCACTTGCCACTGGTGGATGACCGGAAGATGGCGGACGTCCTGACCTTGATGAAGGCGGATCTGACGACACAAATGGTATTCGAGTTCGATTCCCTTGAGGGCGTAGTGGGTATGCTCTATGCCAAGAAAGAAGGCATCGCTCACGACATCGCAGACGCTATTGCCGAGCATCGCCTGCCACGGCGCGCCGGTGACCAACTCCCCTCCTCGGCTCTGGGAATTGTGGCAGCCTTGCTCGATCGCTTTGATACGTTGGCGGGCTACTTTGGAATAGGCATGCGCGTAAAGGGAACCAGTGATCCGTTCGGGCTCCGCCGCAATGCCCTTGCCTTGCTTTCCATCGTGGAGTCGGCGGGGCTGGAAATCGATCTCGAGACATTCTTCCGCGCGGCCCTTGCCAACTACGGGACCGTCGTACACGCGCCGGACAAGGCTTTGCAGGAATTGATCGATTTCTTCAACGACCGCATGGCTGTAGTTCTTCGTGACCAGGGTTTCTCCTACGACTTGGTCGCCGCCGCTCTGGCTACGCATGGACGCCGTCCCCGTCATGCCCGTGAATGCGCGAAAGCATTAGGGCGCCTGGAGGACAGCGAAGTCCAAAGCCTTGCGGAACAGACCAAGCGCATGCAACGCATCATTAAGGAGCCCGCGGATAGCCTGGATGCGGGCCTGTTGACCGAGCCTGAGCAGAATCTTCTCGCTGAGTGCAATGCCATTCGTGACAGAATCCCCGCTCTGATGGAGCGGCACGAATTCGACGACGCCATCGAGGCCATCTCGCACGCAGTGCCGGTCATCTCGGGCTTCTTCGAGAAAGTCTTGGTGAACGATCCGGACGAACGTGTCCGCCGTAATCGCCAGGCGCTTCTGCAGCAGTTCTTGAATACCGTGACTCAAGTGGCCGACTTTACGCGCATCGAGAAGAAGTAA
- a CDS encoding sugar phosphate isomerase/epimerase, whose amino-acid sequence MSSSMIGRRDFMMQTAALAAGAGMASSLFQAAAADAAAKPFKTALIFGMLPKDLSEEDRFKLAKKCGFEGIESEPVDDLAAAKKRGDLAKAAGVPIHSVIYGGWDPTLTDPDTAKQEAARAKVESALRSAQAMGADNILLVPGVVKGEVTYDQAWERSTKHIRTLIPVAEELKVIICIEEVWNNFLLDANEMAKYVDQFNSPWVRAYFDIANVVKFAEPQAWIRTLGKRIYKVHVKEYKKADSSWPNLGEGDVNWPEVRKAFAEVGYQGFGTAELGGGDEAYLTDLRKRMDTLLNG is encoded by the coding sequence ATGAGCAGTTCAATGATCGGACGACGGGATTTCATGATGCAGACAGCGGCATTGGCCGCGGGCGCAGGTATGGCCAGTTCGCTGTTTCAAGCCGCAGCGGCCGACGCTGCCGCCAAGCCCTTCAAGACCGCCCTCATCTTCGGCATGCTTCCCAAGGACCTGTCAGAAGAAGACCGGTTCAAGCTGGCAAAGAAATGCGGGTTTGAGGGTATCGAATCGGAACCGGTCGATGATCTCGCCGCCGCCAAGAAACGCGGCGACTTGGCAAAGGCTGCGGGCGTCCCCATTCACTCCGTCATCTACGGCGGTTGGGACCCCACACTCACTGATCCCGACACGGCAAAACAAGAAGCGGCTCGCGCAAAGGTTGAATCGGCACTACGTTCCGCCCAAGCCATGGGCGCCGACAATATTCTCCTTGTCCCCGGCGTCGTGAAGGGCGAGGTCACGTACGATCAGGCATGGGAGCGTTCGACGAAGCATATTCGCACGCTGATCCCCGTCGCCGAAGAGCTCAAGGTAATCATTTGCATTGAAGAAGTGTGGAACAACTTCCTGCTTGATGCGAACGAAATGGCCAAGTACGTGGATCAATTCAATTCCCCGTGGGTACGCGCGTACTTCGACATAGCCAACGTGGTGAAGTTCGCCGAGCCTCAGGCTTGGATTCGCACGCTCGGCAAGCGCATCTACAAAGTGCACGTTAAGGAGTATAAGAAGGCCGATAGCTCATGGCCCAATCTCGGCGAAGGCGACGTCAACTGGCCCGAGGTACGGAAAGCGTTCGCTGAGGTCGGCTACCAGGGTTTCGGCACCGCCGAGTTGGGCGGCGGCGATGAAGCCTATCTCACGGACCTTCGCAAGAGGATGGACACGCTCCTCAACGGATAA
- a CDS encoding DUF4382 domain-containing protein encodes MNLNRTIAQRAASLIALSAVPLLILGCPPKGTGKSDITVLLSSSENKIASAIVSALQAEKSVVDIYDIESFVVSVTEISLDHAGSSDDTKAGSSKVVVFDGEQDVDLLDLTMSGLSSLIAVDSVPSGLYTKIRIEIDNPRLVLKSDPDTVIEDVHLTANSHLFISKSFELPEGQNSLIVLDFGGIHLIENGNGKYTLTPQLRADITVQSADVTLEGVIESVDMDADTLTLTSGGVTTTVNYAGAAVFLPADTDTPTGTEADLVAGLTVHVEGVLNPDSTVDASAIRIVS; translated from the coding sequence ATGAACTTGAATAGAACGATTGCTCAACGAGCAGCATCTCTAATTGCACTCTCGGCGGTACCTCTCTTGATACTGGGTTGCCCGCCAAAAGGTACCGGTAAGTCGGACATCACAGTCCTGCTCTCAAGCAGCGAAAACAAGATTGCCTCTGCAATAGTGTCTGCCCTGCAGGCTGAGAAATCGGTCGTCGATATCTACGATATTGAGAGCTTCGTGGTTAGCGTTACCGAAATCTCGCTTGACCACGCGGGCTCGTCCGATGACACCAAAGCGGGATCAAGCAAAGTCGTTGTCTTCGACGGTGAACAAGACGTCGATCTTCTTGACCTGACGATGTCAGGTCTCTCTTCGTTGATTGCGGTAGATTCCGTGCCTTCTGGGCTCTACACGAAGATCCGTATCGAGATCGATAATCCCAGGCTGGTTCTGAAGTCCGATCCGGATACGGTCATCGAAGATGTACACCTGACTGCCAACAGCCACTTGTTTATCTCCAAATCGTTTGAGCTACCGGAAGGGCAAAACAGCCTGATTGTTTTGGACTTTGGAGGTATCCACTTAATTGAGAACGGCAACGGCAAGTACACCCTGACACCCCAGCTACGTGCCGATATCACCGTCCAGTCAGCCGACGTTACGCTCGAAGGGGTCATCGAGAGTGTCGACATGGACGCTGATACGCTGACGCTCACGTCGGGCGGCGTGACGACAACCGTCAATTATGCAGGCGCAGCAGTCTTCTTGCCGGCGGATACCGATACGCCGACAGGCACTGAAGCTGACCTTGTCGCTGGACTCACCGTGCACGTTGAAGGGGTACTGAATCCCGATAGCACGGTGGACGCAAGCGCTATACGAATCGTTTCATAG